In Bordetella genomosp. 11, the sequence GTACGCGGCGATCCCTTCCAGGGCTATGAGAAGACCGGCGACATCGTCCGGCTGGCCGACGTGCGCGTGGAAGTGCCGGTGATCCCGCCCACCTTCTACTGCGTCGGGCTGAACTACGTCACGCACATCGGCACCGAGGGCCTGAAGATCCCGACGCAGCCGGACGTCGGCTATCGCGCCAACAATGCGCTGGTGGCCCATGGCCAGGACGTGATCATGCCGGCGGATGCCGGCAAGGTGCATTACGAAGGCGAACTGGTGGTGGTGATCGGCAAGAAGGCGCACAACGTGAGCGAGGCCCAGGCGCGCGAGTGCGTGCTGGGCTATACCATCGGCAACGACGTCAGCGAACGGGTCTGGCAGGCGTCGGACCGGACGTTCTGGCGGGCCAAGAACAGCGACACCTTCAAGCCGATGGGGCCGTGGATAGAAACCGCGGCCGACGTCGACGCGATGGAAACGGTGGTGTCCGTGAACGGCGAGGAAAGCACACGCTTCCGGACCAACGATATGCTGTTCGGCATCGACCGCTTCATCAGCACCATGAGCCGGTACCTGACGCTGTATCCGGGCGATATCCTGTGGATGGGCACGGATGGCCATTCGCCGGACCTGCGGGATGGGGACGTCGTGGACATCTCGATAACAGGCTTGGGT encodes:
- a CDS encoding fumarylacetoacetate hydrolase family protein, with the protein product MKWLRYTQAGRTGYGILEDDRIVAVRGDPFQGYEKTGDIVRLADVRVEVPVIPPTFYCVGLNYVTHIGTEGLKIPTQPDVGYRANNALVAHGQDVIMPADAGKVHYEGELVVVIGKKAHNVSEAQARECVLGYTIGNDVSERVWQASDRTFWRAKNSDTFKPMGPWIETAADVDAMETVVSVNGEESTRFRTNDMLFGIDRFISTMSRYLTLYPGDILWMGTDGHSPDLRDGDVVDISITGLGTLTNRFVRGN